CGCGTGGGCTGCCGGGCATGCGGGCAAGGTGCTCGGGCCGAGTAAATCCTTCGCGGGACTGCTGATGGCCAACCAGTCGGCGACAGTCGAATACCGCCCGTTGGGCGTCATCGGTGTCATCGGCCCGTGGAACTACCCCGTGTTCACCCCGATGGGTTCGATCAGCTACGCGCTCGCGGCCGGAAACACCGTGGTCTTCAAGCCCAGCGAGCTGACGCCGGGGGTGGGGGAGTGGCTCGCCGCCGCCCTGCGTGAGGTGGTGCCGGATCGTGCGCTGCTGCAGGTGGTTACCGGGCTCGGCGAGACCGGTGCGGCGCTCTGTACTGCGGGCGTGGACAAACTGGCCTTTACCGGGTCCACCGACACGGGCAAGAAGGTGATGGCGGCCTGCGCGCAGACGCTGACACCGGTCATTATCGAGGCGGGCGGCAAGGACGCCCTGATCGTCGACGCGGACGCCGACATCGAGGCTGCCGCCACCGCTGCTGCCTGGGGCGCGTTCTCCAACGCCGGTCAGACCTGTATCGGCGTGGAACGTGTCTACGTGCACGCAGCGGTGCATGACAAGTTCGTCGACGCGCTGGTCGCCAAGGCCAGGCAGGTTCGCCCCGGATCCGGCGCGGATGCCCACTACGGTCCGGCGACGCTACCCAAGCAGTTGGACATCATCCGCGGCCACATCGACGACGCGCTGGCCTCCGGTGGCCGCGCGCTGGTCGGGGGCAAAGGCGCGGTCGGCGAACGGTTCGTGCAGCCGACGGTGCTCGTCGACGTGCCCGAGGACAGCGCCGCGAACACCGACGAGACCTTTGGTCCGACCGTGACCGTCAAGAAGGTCGCATCGATGGACGAGGCGATCACCCTCGCCAATGCAACGCGCTACGGCCTGGGTTCCACGGTGTTCTCCAGGAAGCATGGAAAGGACATCGCCCGCCGGCTGCGGTCGGGCATGACGGCCGTCAACGACGTCATCTCCTTTGCCGCGATCCCGGCCCTGCCGTTCGGCGGCGTGGGCGACTCCGGCTTCGGCCGGATCCATGGCGCGGACGGGTTGAAAGAGTTCACCTACGCCCATGCCATTGCGGCACGGCGGATGAAGCCGGTGCTGCTGCTGACGACGTTCGACCGGACGGCCAAGCAGGACGCGACCTTTTCGCAGATGATCCTGGCCCTGCACGGTCGTGCGACGACGATGGCACTGCCGAGCAAGGGGCTCAGCAAGCTCCGCAAAAAGAGCTGATCAGCGAACGGCCCTCACAGAACGGTTGCACCGGTCAGGTCGCGGACTATCTCCGCGGCCTGCTCGGTGGTTACGATCGCGCCTTTGAGCGCACGTAACCGGTCCAGATCGCATGCGCCCAGACCGGCCCCTCGTAGGTCAGCGCCGTCGAGGCGGGCCATCGTGAGATCCGCAGCGGACAGGTCACACCCGTCGAAAAGGCAAGACCGTAGGTCGGCGCCCCGTAGGACGGCTTCGGTGAACCTAGTGCCGGAAAGGTCGGCGCGGGCCAGGACGGCGCCGGTGAGGTTGGCGGCGAAGGCATTGCAACGGGTGATCGAGAAACCGAAGCCGCGGCTGTCCTCGAAGTCGGCGCCCATCAGCCGGCAGCCGATGAATGATGCTCCGCCCAGTGACGCGCCGCGAAGGTCCACGTTGTCCAGCACGCATTCCTCGAACGTGACGTCCGTGAAGTCCGCGCTGCGTAGATGTGCCCCCCGCAGATCGCACCGCCGCAACCGAAGGTCGTCGGTTGCGGCGGTGAGGATCGCTCGTAGGGTGTCGCCCTCGAAAGTCTGATCTGTCAGTTCCACCAGGGCAGCCTGCCATCCGCTGCGGGCAGCGAGTGCCACAGCAGGTTTGCCGACCACCTCACGCACAAAGTTCAAGAGCCCTGATGGGTGCAATTCGACTCGGACCCGTCGTGCTCAGATCAGGCACGAAATGTCTGCATGGCGGGTCACGCCCAACGCAATTCTGGGTTGTGTGGATAACTGCGCTGCGGGAAGGGGGATGTGGATAACTGGTGGCCGAATGTGACTGTGGCACAACGAAATTAGCAGTTGTAGCCCTTGCTCAATGAGTCGAACGCTTGTATGATGAAAGGACGCAAGGGTAGATCAACGGGCACGGGTTGGAGGTGAGTGGGATGGGGGTTCCGCGAGGCTCGGCGATGCCGGTCGGACCGTTGCCCACTTCGCCATTGGTGGTCCCGGCGGGTCCGGGGGTTGGGGCAGGGTTGATGGAGCGACTAGGGGAGTTGATTCTTGATCTGCGGGGCTGGCCCGGGGCGTTGTTCCAGCTGGGTGAGGCCGATCTGGGGGATTTCGTGGCGGCGATGGTGGGGTTGTCGGCGCGGGCTGAGTCATTGGCGCTGGTGGGCACGGTCGAGGCGGTGTCCAGGGGCGTGGTCGCGTCGTCGACTGCGGCTGACCCGGCGGGGTGGGTTGCTGCTCGGGTCAGTGAGCAGGCGGGTCTGATGGTGTCGGATCCCGTGGTGGTGCGGCGGGTGGGTGCTGCGGCCGGGGAGTGCGCGGATACAAAAAATCGGGTGGTTGCTGACGCGTTGTGCGCGGGGGTGGTCACGGTTTCCTGTGCGCGGGTGGCGGTGCGGGAGGCGCCGGGGGTGTTGTGCGTGGTTCCTGGTGCTGATCGCGATGAGGTGTTGGGTTGGTTCTTGGCGGCCTCGCGTACGGACACGCAGGCGTTGCGGGATCTGTCGGCGCGGGTCATCGGCCGGTTCGCTGCTGATGTGCTCGTGGTGGAGGAGGGGCGGGCGCAGGGGTGTGAGTCGTTGTCGTGGGCCGGTCTACCGAACGGGTTGACCCGGTTGACTGCGGATCTGTCAGCGGGGCACGCGGCCATGGTGGAACACGCGATCGGCGCGTTGTCCGCCCCTAAGCCCGCGACGTGTACTGATCTGACGTCCACCGCTCCGGTTGTGGTGGAACGTGATCCGCGAACGCCGGGTAAGCGTCGGGCGGATGCGCTGGTTGAGCTGGTGGGTGTTGCCGCGCGGGTCGTGGATGCAGACCGTAGCCACACCACGGGGAGCATGGCCGGGTCCGCGAAAGTTGTCGTAACGGTGGATTACCAAACGTTGATCGGGGAACTCGCTGAGACCGGTCAGCTTCCCGGCCTGGGGCAGAGCATCAGTGGGGACCTGATCGATGCGGGTACGGCGCGACGGCTGGCCTGCGACGCGGACATTCTCCCGGTGGTTCTGGGCGGAGATTCTGAACCGTTGGACGTAGGTCGGACCAGGCGTTTGTTTACCGGTGGATTACGGACGGCGGTCATCCTCCGGGATCAGGGGTGCACCTTCCCCGGGTGTGGTCGGCCGCCGGACTGGTGCGATGTGCATCACGTCATTCCGTGGTGGGCCGGTGGGGTGACCACGATGTCGAACGCGGCGCTGTTGTGTGCGCGCCACCGCACGATCGTGCACCGCGACCTTCTCCTTGCTGACGTCGCCGCGACCGGCGTTACCTGGGACC
This portion of the Dermatophilaceae bacterium Sec6.4 genome encodes:
- a CDS encoding aldehyde dehydrogenase family protein, whose translation is MTTATPDIDTVPGGAQELRTFESLNPATGDVVGIHPIDDERTVREAVRRAHADAQWWDEQGFDGRKEVLGKWRGVLARRLAGLAKVVHDETGKPIADAQLEIGLAIDHLAWAAGHAGKVLGPSKSFAGLLMANQSATVEYRPLGVIGVIGPWNYPVFTPMGSISYALAAGNTVVFKPSELTPGVGEWLAAALREVVPDRALLQVVTGLGETGAALCTAGVDKLAFTGSTDTGKKVMAACAQTLTPVIIEAGGKDALIVDADADIEAAATAAAWGAFSNAGQTCIGVERVYVHAAVHDKFVDALVAKARQVRPGSGADAHYGPATLPKQLDIIRGHIDDALASGGRALVGGKGAVGERFVQPTVLVDVPEDSAANTDETFGPTVTVKKVASMDEAITLANATRYGLGSTVFSRKHGKDIARRLRSGMTAVNDVISFAAIPALPFGGVGDSGFGRIHGADGLKEFTYAHAIAARRMKPVLLLTTFDRTAKQDATFSQMILALHGRATTMALPSKGLSKLRKKS
- a CDS encoding pentapeptide repeat-containing protein, yielding MREVVGKPAVALAARSGWQAALVELTDQTFEGDTLRAILTAATDDLRLRRCDLRGAHLRSADFTDVTFEECVLDNVDLRGASLGGASFIGCRLMGADFEDSRGFGFSITRCNAFAANLTGAVLARADLSGTRFTEAVLRGADLRSCLFDGCDLSAADLTMARLDGADLRGAGLGACDLDRLRALKGAIVTTEQAAEIVRDLTGATVL
- a CDS encoding DUF222 domain-containing protein — translated: MGVPRGSAMPVGPLPTSPLVVPAGPGVGAGLMERLGELILDLRGWPGALFQLGEADLGDFVAAMVGLSARAESLALVGTVEAVSRGVVASSTAADPAGWVAARVSEQAGLMVSDPVVVRRVGAAAGECADTKNRVVADALCAGVVTVSCARVAVREAPGVLCVVPGADRDEVLGWFLAASRTDTQALRDLSARVIGRFAADVLVVEEGRAQGCESLSWAGLPNGLTRLTADLSAGHAAMVEHAIGALSAPKPATCTDLTSTAPVVVERDPRTPGKRRADALVELVGVAARVVDADRSHTTGSMAGSAKVVVTVDYQTLIGELAETGQLPGLGQSISGDLIDAGTARRLACDADILPVVLGGDSEPLDVGRTRRLFTGGLRTAVILRDQGCTFPGCGRPPDWCDVHHVIPWWAGGVTTMSNAALLCARHRTIVHRDLLLADVAATGVTWDPTPGRMPNRARRPSHAA